In Lactuca sativa cultivar Salinas chromosome 5, Lsat_Salinas_v11, whole genome shotgun sequence, the DNA window TCGGAGCAATTTCGAAATTACCAGAGCAATTTTTGAAATTCCGGAGCGCTGAATTTTATATCCTTTCCGGAGTAGAATTTCGGATCCAATCATGAGGTATATTCCGAGATGATGATTCTAAAACCAATGTGGACTTAAAATGGCAAACGATCATGATGAACTGTACAGCTTAAAAACTCAAGTGAAGGTCAGAAACAAAGATAAGTAAAACGATCCTAAGTATTCCGAGAGAAAGTAGTTCCGAGATGAAAAGGTTTTGAGATCGGAACTAGATTTCTTTCAAATACGTCTATCAAAGAGAGCAAGTTTCTTGAAAGAACTGAGGATCCGGTAccatcatacccattttgttgagaaaaccattgaatttggtttcgtccaatgccttggtaaagacatcagcaatctcatcgtcagatggaacaaaaatgagttcaatgttaccattaagtacatgatcttttatgaaatggtaccttatatcaatgtgcttggtcatggagtgctgaattggattatGAGAAATTGAAATAGCACTTTGAGAGTCACAATAGATAGGAATGCACTGAAAGCGGTAACCATAATCCAGAAGTTGAGATTTCATCCACAGAACCTGAGATGTACAGCTGGCAGCaccaatgtattcagcttcggctgaAGAGAGTGTCATGCAGTTCTGATTCTTGGATGACCAACTGACCAAACGACCACCTAAGAATTGACAGCCACCTGAAGTGCTATTTCTATCGAgttgaagaccaccatagtttgaatcAGAGTAAGCTTGCAGTAGGAAGCTCTCATTTGCTGGATACCAGATTTTGAGactctttgtacctttgaggtaACAGAATATTTGCTTCACagccaaaagatgagacatctttgggttgacttgaaatctggcacataaACATGTTGAGAACATAATATCTGGATGACTTGCTGTGAGATAGAAtagggatccaatcattccacgatacttcttttcatcaacagAAACACTCGAAGGGTTGGCAAAAATCTTATGTCTGAAGCCCATAGGTACCTTGGCGGAGGCACaggtgtccattgagtatttcttgagaagttttgaaatgtacttctcttggtgaatgaagATACCTCTGTTAGTCTGTTCGACTTTGAGGCCGAGAAAGAAGCTTAATTCtcgattcatgctcattttgaatcGACTGATCATAAGTTTGGCAAAATCAACAACCATAGATGACTCcgtagatccaaaaatgatgtcgtcCACATAAATTTGTACCAGCATGAGATGCTTTCCGTTTGATCTTCGGAATAGAGTGGGATCTAGAATTCCTCTTTGAAACCGGATCGTTTGGGATCTAGAATCCCGAGGAGCTTGCTTGAGTCTATAGACAGCCTTCCGGAGTTTATAACAGTAGTTTGGAAAGGAAAGATTAATGAATCTGGGGGGTTGTTGAAGGTATACTTCAGTGTCAAGTTCACCGTTAAGAAAggcactcttaacatccatttggtatactttgaagcctttgtgagcagcataatcaagaaagattctgatagcttcaagtcgtgcaacaggagcaaatgtcTCGTTGTAGTCGAGCCCTTCAATTTGAGTAAAACCTTTAGCTACTAATCTTGCCTTATTTTGGATGATAACTCCTGCATCGTCTAACTTGTTGCAAAATACCCATCTTGTCCCGACAATGGGATGATTTTGAGGAGGAGGCACGAGAGTCCAAACTTCATTTCAGTCAAATTctgccagttcttcttgcatggctgtaaTCCAATCAACATGCTCCAATGTttccttgatggatttgggttcaaccatggaTATGAATGCTgaaaaatgacattcattttggatGTTGGTAGCTGAGCGAGTTTGTACACCAACATTAGGATTACCGATTACTTGATTCGGAGGATGATCCTTCGTCCAAACATGTAATCATGGGAGTTCTTGTGCAGCCGTTGATCCTATATCAACAGTGGAATTGATTTGCTCCCATGAATGATTTGAATATTGGGATGATGCTCCCCTGAACTTCTAAACCAGAGAGgttgacatcatcatcagaagGGAACTCAAAGAAGTTTTCATTTTCATCAATGTTGAGAGGATTAGAGTGATCGATCAACAGCTGCATCTCCGAAGCCATCTacatttgattcaagagagggatttgcattattctccccctcaacctgagaaggttgaaacaGTTCGAAATCAAATGGAGGGAGGCTTGGAATCGGACCGGAGAGATTTTGAGAAACTGGAGCTTCCGAAGGAGGAATTGGAATTAGAGATGGTCTTGATCGAGATTCCGAATCAAGAGCGGTTTCGGAAGGACCAAAGAGAGTTTCAAAGTCAACCTCAAGAATTGTTTGAGGGTTTGGACACCCTGGCGGAggagcatcggactccatgaTGTGAGTTGTGATGTGAGTGGGGCCAGAATTCCGAACGAAGTTGTCATCAAAAGTAATATCAAAACTTTCTTCCAGAACACGAGTTCTCCGGTTGAGAACTCTGTAAGCTTTTGATTTGGAAGAGTACCCAAGGAAGATGGCTTCATCAGCTTTAGGTTGGAACATTGTAAGCTGATCACGGTTGTTTTTGATGAAACATCTACATCCGAAAACATGCAAAAACGAGATTGTTGGCTTCCGACCATTCATTTCTTCGTACGGTGTCATGTTGAGACGTCGATTGATGATACTCCGATTTTGAGTGAAGCAAGCAATGgatacagcttcagcccaaagatagagtGGGAGATTTGCATAGTTCAGCATGGATCGAGCGGCTTCAACAAGGGTTCTATTgcgtctttcaactacaccattttgttgtggagtatagggagctgagaaattgtggtCGATTCCTTTTTCTATGAGAAATTTCTCAATGGTGGAATTAACAAATtccgaaccattatcacttcggattctcCTGACATGGAGTTTGATAAGAACTtttattcctttgataaaattgatgagcTCAGAGGCTGTTTCGGATTTCAACCTTAGGAAGAAGACCCAGGTGAACCTtgtaaagtcatcaacaatcacaagaatgtatttcttatgatgaagactttctacagtggatggtccacaaagatcaatgtgtagaagttccaatggttccgaGATGGACTTTTCTATGATAACAGGATGACCCTTATTTGATTGCTTACCACACTCATACGCAACAcaaaatgatcattttcgaaCTTGAGAAGAGGCAAATCTCTTACCATTTTGCCGGATACAAGATCATTCATGTACCGAAAGTTTAGATGGGCGAGCCTTCGGTGCTATAACCAACTGACGTCAGGAACAGCTTTGGAGAGAAGGCAGAGTTGCGGTTTGCCAATAATCATGTTGACGTTAAGCGGGTACATGTTCTTATTGCGAAGTGACTTTATTAAACACTCTTTCCGGTCTTCAGTCGTTATATAGTTGTACTTTTTGCAAAATTCCACACGACGATTTGAGTCAGTGAGCTGagcaacacttatcaaattatgtttcaaATCAGCTACATAGGCTACATGTGAaatagagaagtttccattggtGAGAGTCCCATAACCACAAATTTGAGAATTGGAGTTGTTTCCATATGTCACGTAACTAGCATTTTGAGAAAGCTTTAAATCTCGCAGGAAATCTTTTTGCCCCGTCATGTGCacggagcaagcactatcaatataccatattgtttcttgctctGAAGCACAAAGTGTCTGGAAAGATTAGTGAGtaatggagtttttaggctctgAATTATATTTTGGGACATAGGCACGGGCTTTGGACTTAGATTGTGACTTGGGAACAACTCTGTGTTGTTGGGTGACATTCTTGGTGATTTTTGGGAACAAACAGAAGGCCAATGTTTtttcatctatccagtagtcATATTCAACTACTTGAGGGTTCCGAGCTGACTTCTTCGGACCTATGACATCCGGAGGATTGATAACTTTTGTTACCTCCAGAATTGGTGTTTCATTAACAGATGTTTTGACTTTCCACATAAGAGttgttcttgaagattttgaaacaGTTGTTGTTTTTGCACTTGTGGATTTGTTTGATGACACATTGTTTTTTGAAAACTTAGGTTTAAAAATTGTGCCATCAGATTTTGCAATAAAAATAGATGAAAAAGTGTGAGATTCCGGTGAAGTGTTCCGGATGGTTTTGGCATTGGCATGAGCTTGAGACTGAGTAGAGCTAATGACTTCCTTAGGTTCCATACGAGCAAGAGGTTCAGATGGTCTTTTTAGGATCCTAGTAGGAATAAAGGAGTTTTTATGATGAGTTGGTGCTTTGGAATTCCGGGATGAATTTGATTTAGAGTTGGTAAGAAACCTGGAATTTTGTCTAATCATAACCTCATTTTTGTGAGCATTTTGAGCTTCTACTTTGGGATCTACAGAATCCTTCCTATTCAACATTGGTTTTTTCATAAGATGAGGTGAGGATTTAGAAGTTTGTCCTTTGGATGGATTCTTCAACTCAGGAGTAATGGGTACCAATTTAGTCTTTGAAAGTACTAAGGAATCCGATTCACATGAATCAGAGGACGCGTGGCTTGAGACTTCAACTTTATCATCTAAAGATGCCCATACAAACTCAGAGGCATTGGTTTCAGTTGTCTCCAGAATAATTTCCTCAATCACACAATTGTTCACGTGATTACTTCTAGGAACATAGTCTACACAATTTGTGAGACTATGATGAAATTCCGTGGTCTGATTTAGGTTCAGGTTTATCAGAGGTGGAAAAGGCGTGGAA includes these proteins:
- the LOC111910594 gene encoding uncharacterized mitochondrial protein AtMg00810-like — protein: MDTCASAKVPMGFRHKIFANPSSVSVDEKKYRGMIGSLFYLTASHPDIMFSTCLCARFQVNPKMSHLLAVKQIFCYLKGTKSLKIWYPANESFLLQAYSDSNYGGLQLDRNSTSGGCQFLGGRLVSWSSKNQNCMTLSSAEAEYIGAASSVQFIMIVCHFKSTLVLESSSRNIPHDWIRNSTPERI